From the Sphingomonas phyllosphaerae 5.2 genome, one window contains:
- a CDS encoding glutamate--cysteine ligase — protein MTTKTVSDTRAAVIESRDQLIARFASGEKPAERWRIGTEHEKFVYATSDHHAPAWDEPGGIRDLLHALEPHGWRPVEEGGKIIALTGADGSVSLEPAGQFELSGAPLENLHQTCAETGRHLAQVKEAGEKLGIGFLGLGMWPDKTRAELPIMPKGRYAIMLRHMPRVGTMGLDMMLRTCTIQVNLDYASEADMVKKFRVGLALQPLATALFANSPFTEGKPNGFLSYRSHIWSDTDPARTGMLPFVFEDGFGYERYADYMLDVPMYFAYREGRYIDAAGLSFRDFLRGELSVLPGEKPTIEDWDDHLSTAFPEVRLKTFLEMRGADGGPWNRICALPAFWVGLLYDGVALDAAWDVVKHWTLEQRQALRDAVPKLGLSAPIPGGGQLRDIAGMVLDIAHGGLKARARLSGAGEDETGFLEPLREIVRAGKVPAERLLDLYHGAWGGDVSHVYGDASF, from the coding sequence ATGACGACCAAGACCGTTTCGGACACCCGCGCAGCGGTCATCGAATCGCGCGACCAGTTGATCGCCCGTTTCGCCAGTGGCGAGAAGCCCGCGGAGCGCTGGCGGATCGGCACCGAGCACGAGAAATTCGTCTATGCCACCAGCGACCATCATGCGCCGGCGTGGGACGAGCCGGGTGGCATCCGCGACCTGCTCCACGCGCTGGAGCCGCACGGCTGGCGACCGGTCGAGGAGGGCGGCAAGATCATCGCGCTGACCGGCGCCGACGGTTCGGTCAGCCTGGAGCCGGCCGGGCAGTTCGAGCTGTCGGGCGCGCCGCTGGAGAACCTCCACCAGACGTGCGCCGAGACCGGCCGCCATCTGGCGCAGGTGAAGGAAGCGGGCGAGAAGCTGGGCATCGGGTTCCTCGGGCTGGGCATGTGGCCCGACAAGACACGCGCCGAGCTGCCGATCATGCCCAAGGGCCGCTATGCGATCATGCTGCGCCACATGCCGCGCGTCGGCACGATGGGGCTCGACATGATGCTGCGCACCTGCACGATCCAGGTGAACCTGGATTACGCCAGCGAAGCCGACATGGTGAAGAAGTTCCGCGTCGGGCTGGCGCTGCAGCCGCTCGCCACCGCACTGTTCGCCAACTCGCCGTTCACCGAGGGCAAGCCGAACGGCTTCCTCAGCTATCGCAGCCACATCTGGTCGGACACCGACCCGGCGCGGACCGGGATGCTGCCGTTCGTGTTCGAGGACGGCTTCGGGTACGAGCGTTACGCCGACTACATGCTCGATGTGCCGATGTACTTCGCCTACCGCGAGGGCCGGTACATCGACGCGGCGGGGCTGAGCTTCCGCGACTTCCTGCGCGGCGAGCTGTCGGTCCTGCCGGGCGAGAAGCCGACGATCGAGGATTGGGACGACCATCTGTCGACCGCCTTCCCGGAGGTGCGGCTGAAGACCTTCCTGGAAATGCGCGGCGCCGACGGCGGGCCGTGGAACCGGATCTGCGCACTGCCGGCGTTCTGGGTCGGGTTGCTCTACGACGGCGTGGCGCTGGATGCGGCCTGGGACGTGGTGAAGCACTGGACGCTGGAGCAGCGGCAGGCATTGCGCGATGCGGTGCCGAAGCTGGGGCTGTCGGCGCCGATCCCGGGCGGCGGGCAGTTGCGTGACATCGCGGGCATGGTGCTCGACATCGCGCACGGCGGGTTGAAGGCGCGCGCGCGGCTGAGCGGGGCGGGCGAGGACGAGACCGGGTTCCTGGAGCCGCTGCGCGAGATCGTGCGCGCCGGGAAGGTGCCGGCCGAGCGGTTGCTCGACCTGTATCACGGCGCATGGGGTGGCGACGTCTCGCACGTCTATGGCGACGCGAGCTTCTGA
- a CDS encoding 16S rRNA (uracil(1498)-N(3))-methyltransferase, protein MGAVPAWPPRSTPRLYVETPLAPGPLTLGGAQAHYLVSVMRTKPGDPVKLFDDASGEWLAVASVVGKRDLTLDVTERLREREAVPDLWLVAAPLKKGRVDWMAEKACELGVARLVPVVTRRTVVDKPNTERLRTHMIEAAEQCGRTAVPAVAEMVKLPALLREWPAERALFFADELGGAPALAAMQARRGAAAILIGPEGGFDDEERAMIRAHPAAVGIALGPRILRADTAAAAAIAVWMTAAGDW, encoded by the coding sequence ATGGGGGCGGTGCCCGCCTGGCCGCCGCGCTCGACGCCGCGGCTGTATGTCGAGACGCCGCTGGCGCCGGGGCCGCTGACGCTCGGCGGCGCGCAGGCGCATTACCTCGTGTCGGTGATGCGCACGAAGCCGGGCGATCCCGTGAAGTTGTTCGACGACGCGAGCGGCGAGTGGCTGGCGGTGGCGAGCGTCGTCGGCAAGCGCGACCTGACGCTGGACGTGACCGAGCGGCTGCGCGAGCGTGAGGCGGTGCCGGACCTGTGGCTGGTCGCGGCGCCGCTGAAGAAGGGGCGCGTCGACTGGATGGCGGAGAAAGCGTGCGAACTGGGGGTGGCGCGGCTGGTGCCGGTCGTCACGCGTCGCACCGTGGTCGACAAGCCCAATACCGAGCGGCTGCGCACGCACATGATCGAGGCCGCCGAGCAATGCGGGCGCACGGCCGTGCCCGCGGTGGCGGAGATGGTGAAATTGCCGGCGTTGCTGCGCGAATGGCCGGCGGAGCGCGCGTTGTTCTTCGCCGACGAACTGGGCGGTGCGCCCGCACTGGCGGCGATGCAGGCGCGGCGCGGCGCGGCGGCGATCCTGATCGGGCCGGAGGGCGGATTCGACGACGAGGAGCGCGCGATGATCCGCGCGCATCCGGCCGCGGTGGGCATCGCGCTGGGTCCGCGCATCCTGCGTGCGGATACCGCGGCGGCGGCGGCGATCGCGGTGTGGATGACGGCGGCGGGGGACTGGTAG